One Robbsia sp. KACC 23696 DNA segment encodes these proteins:
- a CDS encoding DUF6314 family protein, whose translation MSDRNEETTAPAWFAALRGRWRLRRCVLVWAAPSQPDAAGWPHVEARLTGEVRLDPAESAIALHYEETGVLRLRHGALLQSKRRYLYRCEVGESQQQLAIDFADGPSAGLPFVQLPWPALSERDAAEGEDLHLCGADRYRVRYRFETLHGAMTSVDKTIDGNGKVHTRPGAEAVAWDRIKQRGDEAESREGDNASPLWHRIVQRTRVRGPKKDYAIVSILDRIEA comes from the coding sequence ATGAGCGATCGGAACGAAGAAACGACGGCGCCGGCCTGGTTCGCAGCGCTGCGTGGGCGATGGCGCCTGCGTCGTTGCGTTCTCGTCTGGGCAGCGCCGTCGCAGCCCGATGCGGCGGGATGGCCGCACGTGGAGGCGCGATTGACTGGCGAGGTGCGCCTGGATCCCGCGGAAAGCGCGATCGCGTTGCACTATGAAGAAACGGGCGTATTGCGTCTGCGGCATGGCGCGCTATTGCAATCGAAGCGACGTTATCTCTATCGGTGCGAGGTTGGCGAATCACAGCAGCAGTTGGCGATCGATTTTGCCGACGGTCCGTCCGCGGGCTTGCCCTTCGTGCAACTGCCCTGGCCCGCGCTAAGCGAACGCGACGCGGCCGAGGGAGAGGATCTGCATCTGTGTGGCGCCGATCGTTACCGTGTGCGATATCGATTCGAAACGTTGCATGGTGCGATGACGTCTGTCGATAAGACGATCGATGGGAACGGCAAGGTGCATACGCGTCCTGGAGCGGAAGCCGTTGCATGGGATCGTATTAAACAGCGTGGGGATGAAGCGGAAAGTCGGGAGGGCGACAATGCATCGCCGTTGTGGCATCGCATCGTGCAACGGACCCGCGTACGCGGACCGAAGAAGGACTACGCGATCGTCTCGATATTAGATCGTATCGAGGCGTGA
- a CDS encoding Hsp20 family protein, with product MRTCDFAPLFRSVIGFDEFARVLDDASRGDASPSYPPYNIELVEENQYRISMAVAGFDRSDLDIETERNTLKITGRRRAENTQRTFLHRGIAERDFEHRFKLSDHVKVTGASLDNGLLRVDLVREIPEALKPRRIEIGAGSRLIDAAATAAAPADTLSTAPVATRVA from the coding sequence ATGCGTACTTGTGACTTCGCTCCGCTGTTTCGTTCGGTGATCGGTTTCGACGAATTCGCTCGTGTACTCGATGATGCTTCCCGTGGCGATGCGTCGCCGAGCTATCCGCCGTACAACATCGAACTGGTGGAAGAAAATCAATACCGCATCTCGATGGCTGTTGCCGGTTTCGATCGCAGTGATCTGGATATCGAAACGGAACGCAACACGCTGAAGATCACCGGCCGTCGCCGTGCCGAAAACACGCAACGCACGTTCTTGCATCGCGGCATTGCCGAACGCGATTTCGAACATCGCTTCAAGTTGTCGGATCATGTGAAAGTGACCGGCGCAAGTTTGGATAATGGCTTGCTGCGTGTCGATCTGGTTCGTGAAATTCCGGAAGCGCTGAAGCCGCGTCGTATCGAAATCGGTGCCGGTTCGCGTTTGATCGATGCTGCCGCAACCGCTGCGGCACCTGCCGACACGCTGTCGACGGCACCGGTTGCCACACGCGTCGCGTAA